A section of the Thermodesulfobacteriota bacterium genome encodes:
- the murF gene encoding UDP-N-acetylmuramoyl-tripeptide--D-alanyl-D-alanine ligase yields MLNLDFILQATSGKLLSGKSGTVFSGVSTDTRKITKDQIFFALKGENFNGENFVEEAFQKGAAGAVIEGELNSNQNEKVLIQVPSSLKALGDLASGWRMSFTDLKLAAITGSNGKTTTKEMAWSIVSQKYNTLKNTGNFNNLIGLPLTLFELNDTYPAAVVEVGMNDFGELERLAEIARPDIGTITNIGHAHLEKLGGLDGVAKAKGELVQNFTQDNIFVVNLDDPRVKRIADSLDCQKITYAINSDDAMITASEIESGDLSSIRFNITLEGEKFPAEITGIGLHNVSNALCASGIGHAFGCSVTQIQDGLSSYVPTNMRLEVIDVPQGFKVINDSYNANPDSMKKAVDELVRLNKNGNTIAVLGDMLELGEGSENEHVELGKYALNSGVNNLIAYGRFSDKILEGFGNSNNGFAADSHQKAATILQDLATPLDLVLVKGSRGSKMELVIKALNEEQN; encoded by the coding sequence ATGCTAAATCTAGATTTTATACTTCAAGCTACAAGTGGCAAGCTGCTATCGGGAAAGAGCGGTACAGTGTTCAGCGGTGTATCTACTGATACCAGGAAAATTACAAAGGACCAGATCTTTTTTGCCCTTAAAGGCGAGAATTTTAATGGGGAGAACTTCGTTGAAGAGGCATTTCAAAAGGGCGCTGCAGGGGCTGTTATTGAAGGCGAATTAAATTCAAATCAAAATGAAAAAGTTCTAATACAAGTACCATCGAGTCTAAAGGCTTTGGGAGACCTTGCTTCAGGTTGGAGGATGAGCTTTACTGATCTAAAACTTGCTGCCATAACCGGATCAAATGGTAAGACCACTACAAAAGAAATGGCCTGGAGCATTGTCTCTCAAAAATACAACACTTTAAAAAATACCGGGAATTTCAACAACCTAATTGGTCTTCCGCTTACGCTCTTTGAGTTAAATGACACTTATCCTGCGGCAGTTGTGGAAGTAGGAATGAATGATTTTGGAGAGCTTGAGAGGCTAGCTGAGATAGCGCGGCCGGATATAGGGACAATCACAAATATCGGCCATGCTCACTTAGAAAAACTGGGCGGTCTCGATGGAGTTGCCAAAGCTAAGGGAGAGCTTGTTCAAAACTTCACTCAAGATAACATTTTTGTTGTTAACCTTGATGATCCAAGGGTTAAGAGAATAGCTGATTCGCTCGACTGTCAGAAAATTACCTACGCAATAAATTCTGATGATGCTATGATCACCGCAAGCGAAATAGAATCAGGTGATCTTTCGAGTATTAGATTCAATATCACATTAGAGGGCGAAAAATTTCCGGCAGAGATTACTGGAATTGGCCTCCATAATGTTAGTAATGCACTTTGCGCCAGTGGAATAGGACATGCATTTGGATGCAGCGTCACTCAGATTCAAGACGGTCTTTCCAGCTATGTACCGACCAATATGAGGCTTGAGGTAATAGATGTGCCGCAAGGTTTTAAAGTAATAAATGACTCCTACAACGCCAATCCGGATTCAATGAAAAAAGCGGTGGATGAGCTTGTAAGACTGAATAAAAACGGCAATACAATAGCTGTTTTAGGTGATATGCTTGAGCTTGGAGAGGGTAGCGAAAATGAGCATGTTGAGCTTGGTAAATACGCACTAAATTCAGGGGTTAATAATCTCATAGCTTATGGTAGATTTTCAGATAAGATCTTAGAAGGTTTTGGTAATTCTAATAATGGATTCGCGGCCGACTCCCACCAAAAAGCGGCCACTATTTTACAAGATTTGGCCACACCTTTAGACCTGGTTTTAGTAAAGGGCTCAAGAGGTTCTAAAATGGAGCTCGTAATCAAAGCGCTTAATGAGGAGCAAAACTAA